The Halovivax ruber XH-70 genome includes the window ATCTCCTTGGCTGCCGCGCGGGTTTCGAGGAACGGCACGCGACGGAGTTCCTCGTCGACGTCGTCGGGACCGCGTGCTTCGTACTGGGTAGCCCACTCGACGATCGCTTCGTCGGTGATGTAATCCTGGTTGCCCTCGATTGCGACGGTCTCGTCGGCCTCGACGAGGGCCGTTTCGAGGTCTTCTTCCCAGTCGGTCTCGGCGTGGGTCTCGAGATAGTCAACCTGGGTGACGTCGTCGTACTCGGCGATCCAGGACTCGACCTCGGCGTTGCTCGCCGTGCCGAGTTCGAGCCACTCGACGTCGAGGTCGGTCTCGCCCACGGTCCCTTCACCGATCTCGGCGGCTTTCATGGCGTACAGCGTTCCGCGGACGTCCATCCGACTGTCGTAACTCGGGATCGGCTCGTCGGCGACGAACTTGTAGATACCCTTCGCGCCGCCGTCGGAAGCGAGGTAGACCGTTCGCTCGTCGGGCAGCACTTCGGGACACTCCCAGGCGGCGCGACCGAAGACGTGGTGTTTGACGGGCACGGGTTCGTCCGCTGTCGGCTCCGTGACCTCGACGATCTTGCCGTACCGGTAGCGGTTTGGGAAGCCATCATCGATCGGCGTCGCGGTGTTCTCGTCGTTCGTCCGGTCGATCGGCTCCGCGCCGAGGTAGTACGCCAGCCGTTCGACGCCGCTGTTTGCCCACAGTCCCATCGGGGTCCAGGCGTCTTCGCCGAAGATGTCTTCGAGCGATGAAGCGACCTCCCCGATGTTCGGTCGGTTGTAGAACTCGCTCCCGCCACGGAGCCCGACGCCACTGCCGGCGTCGACGATGTCGCTGACCGTCGCGAGTCCGTTGACGCGTGGGTGACCGTAGTCTTCCTCCGCCGAGAGCGGCGTCTCCCAGGGGGAGAGGTCGCCGTAGCAGTTGATCTTCGTCCCACCGATGTCGCGGAAGGCGTCGGTGTTCTCGAGTTCCATCGCGTTCTCCAGGTCGGCCTCCCAATCGCCGTCGCCGTCCCGGCTGAGCGGCGTCCGCGAGATCGCCCCCGGCGTGGTCTCGTTGTTCGTAAAGAGGTACCCCGCCGTCCCCTCGTCGTCGGTCGCCACGAAGAAGTTCATGTCCGGATTGTAGCCCACCTCCTCGAAGCGCTCGCCGACGAGGTCCGATAGGTCCGTGCCATCAGGCGTCTGCGGGTGACCCCATCGCTCGGTGCCACCGTTGATCTCCTCCCCTTCCCGGACGAGGTAGGAGAAGTCACCGGCTGCGGATCGAACACGTCCCCGCTCTGCGTCCGATCGCGGCGGTTCGAGTTCCGTGAACTCGGGCGTCGCCCCGTCGAAGTCGAACTGGAACCCCTCGAAGACGCCGACGCCTGCCTGATCGAACGGTGCAGGGTTCTCACGGCTCGGGTGCTGGACGCTGTAGAGCAGTTCGCCGGTGTCGAAGACGAACGGGCCGGTCACCTCAGCGCCACGGGCCGTGGTCAGGAATCGGGTGAGTCGGCCGTTCACGTACGGCGCCTCGGGCGTCGCGTGTTCGTCTGGTTTCTCCCTGGCCTGGACGGAGCCGACGACGCCCGCCCCCAGTGCCGCCGCAGTCGACGATGCAAGCAGGTTGCGTCTGGTGAATTCCACCATGCAGGTGGGATCATAATTAGCGCGGTAAAGGTGTTTTATAATAGTCGTATCGGGTGGTAACGTTCCGTCGATTCGACCCGGGCGGGAAACAGTCTCATCAGGAGACTATGTAGCGGTACGGAGCACTGCACGGAGCACTGGACAGTATCGGGTCCGGCGTGCTGGGGACACTGTCGTGGGGGAATTGTCGTCGACACGGTGTTGCAAAACAGCGGGCGAACTGCCCGTTCGATCGATTCACTCTGCCGCTCGGACTGTTCACTTCCAGGCCCTCAATCGGCCCCGGCG containing:
- a CDS encoding alkaline phosphatase PhoX, which encodes MVEFTRRNLLASSTAAALGAGVVGSVQAREKPDEHATPEAPYVNGRLTRFLTTARGAEVTGPFVFDTGELLYSVQHPSRENPAPFDQAGVGVFEGFQFDFDGATPEFTELEPPRSDAERGRVRSAAGDFSYLVREGEEINGGTERWGHPQTPDGTDLSDLVGERFEEVGYNPDMNFFVATDDEGTAGYLFTNNETTPGAISRTPLSRDGDGDWEADLENAMELENTDAFRDIGGTKINCYGDLSPWETPLSAEEDYGHPRVNGLATVSDIVDAGSGVGLRGGSEFYNRPNIGEVASSLEDIFGEDAWTPMGLWANSGVERLAYYLGAEPIDRTNDENTATPIDDGFPNRYRYGKIVEVTEPTADEPVPVKHHVFGRAAWECPEVLPDERTVYLASDGGAKGIYKFVADEPIPSYDSRMDVRGTLYAMKAAEIGEGTVGETDLDVEWLELGTASNAEVESWIAEYDDVTQVDYLETHAETDWEEDLETALVEADETVAIEGNQDYITDEAIVEWATQYEARGPDDVDEELRRVPFLETRAAAKEIGASVEFNKAEGIDSVDDAQPGDFVYFGISSLSGYMTDDRGELRFDEVDSGVVYRGRLDENYDVSWLEPVIVGPNASDPSSLQDVSLINVDNVYVMDDGRVLCCEDKGSFGRSYPNDAMWVYEPPAELEVESLALSHGSTGTLDLRASGLRDGLAGGRLTVSVSHTDVASITDATYTDDVSLTSDPKIAADGSSVEFRFADVENEIEPGTSEVTLASIELEATGTGTTDVSVDVHAFDDDAGQPIEPAPYPSVVVTGPPAIDDGSGSGRAPTDPDGDGRFEDVNGNGRLDYDDVVTLFERLDSDAVQLNADAFDFNDNGRIDYDDVDALADEL